The following are from one region of the Stigmatopora argus isolate UIUO_Sarg chromosome 9, RoL_Sarg_1.0, whole genome shotgun sequence genome:
- the ctbp1l gene encoding C-terminal-binding protein 1 isoform X3: protein MALMDKHKQVKRQRLDRICEGIRPPILNGPMHPRPLVALLDGRDCTVEMPILKDVATVAFCDAQSTQEIHEKVLNEAVAALLYHTITLSRDDLEKFKGLRVIVRIGSGFDNVDVKAAAELGIAVCNVPASSVEETADTSLCLILNLYRRVTWMHQALREGTRASSVEQIREVAGGAARIRGETLGIIGLGRVGQAVALRAKAFGFGVIFYDPYLPDGVERSLGLQRMATLQDLLIHSDCVSLHCSLNEHNHHLINDFTIKQMRQGAFLVNTSRGGLVDEKALAQALKEGRIRGAALDVHESEPFSFSSGPLKDAPNLICTPHTSWYSEQASVEAREEAAREVRRAITGRIPDSLKNCVNKEYLMAASQWPSMEAATVHPELNGATYRCSRQESLHKRCYCLKEKEPATVFSRWH, encoded by the exons ATGGCTCTGATGGATAAACACAAACAAGTCAAGCGCCAGAGGCTAGACCGCATTTGTGAGG GCATCCGACCCCCCATCCTGAACGGGCCGATGCACCCGCGGCCGCTCGTCGCCCTGCTGGACGGCCGCGACTGCACGGTCGAAATGCCCATCCTCAAAGATGTCGCGACCGTGGCCTTCTGCGACGCCCAGTCCACGCAAGAAATTCACGAGAAG GTTCTGAACGAGGCCGTGGCCGCCCTGCTTTATCACACCATCACCCTCTCCAGAGACGACTTGGAGAAGTTCAAAGGTCTCCGCGTCATCGTCCGAATCGGCTCCGGCTTTGACAACgtcgacgttaaagcggccgcTGAGCTCG GCATCGCCGTTTGTAACGTCCCCGCGTCCTCGGTGGAGGAGACGGCCGACACCTCGCTATGTTTGATCCTCAACCTGTACCGGCGGGTCACCTGGATGCACCAGGCTCTGCGGGAGGGAACCCGAGCCTCCAGCGTGGAGCAGATCCGAGAGGTGGCCGGCGGGGCCGCTCGAATTCGAGGAGAGACGCTGGGAATCATCGGCCTCG GTCGCGTCGGCCAAGCGGTGGCCCTGCGGGCCAAGGCCTTCGGCTTCGGCGTCATCTTCTACGACCCCTATTTGCCCGACGGCGTGGAGCGCTCTCTGGGCCTTCAGCGCATGGCCACCCTCCAGGATCTGCTCATCCACTCGGACTGCGTATCCCTGCACTGCAGCCTCAACGAGCACAACCACCATCTCATCAACGACTTCACTATCAAACAG ATGCGCCAAGGGGCTTTCCTGGTGAACACGTCAAGAGGCGGTCTCGTGGACGAGAAAGCCCTGGCCCAGGCCCTGAAGGAGGGCCGGATACGAGGGGCCGCTTTGGACGTCCACGAAAGCGAACCCTTCAG TTTTTCAAGCGGCCCCCTAAAAGATGCCCCCAACTTGATCTGTACCCCACACACATCTTGGTACAGCGAGCAGGCCTCGGTGGAGGCGAGGGAAGAGGCGGCGAGGGAAGTGCGCCGTGCCATTACCG GGCGTATACCGGACAGTCTGAAGAATTGTGTCAATAAAGAGTATCTGATGGCGGCGTCTCAGTGGCCCAGCATGGAGGCCGCCACCGTTCACCCCGAACTTAACGGAGCAACCTACAG ATGCTCTCGCCAAGAATCACTACATAAAAGGTGTTACTGTTTGAAAGAAAAGGAACCGGCAACCGTTTTCTCTCGATGGCACTAG
- the ctbp1l gene encoding C-terminal-binding protein 1 isoform X4, whose protein sequence is MALMDKHKQVKRQRLDRICEGIRPPILNGPMHPRPLVALLDGRDCTVEMPILKDVATVAFCDAQSTQEIHEKVLNEAVAALLYHTITLSRDDLEKFKGLRVIVRIGSGFDNVDVKAAAELGIAVCNVPASSVEETADTSLCLILNLYRRVTWMHQALREGTRASSVEQIREVAGGAARIRGETLGIIGLGRVGQAVALRAKAFGFGVIFYDPYLPDGVERSLGLQRMATLQDLLIHSDCVSLHCSLNEHNHHLINDFTIKQMRQGAFLVNTSRGGLVDEKALAQALKEGRIRGAALDVHESEPFSFSSGPLKDAPNLICTPHTSWYSEQASVEAREEAAREVRRAITGRIPDSLKNCVNKEYLMAASQWPSMEAATVHPELNGATYSALQ, encoded by the exons ATGGCTCTGATGGATAAACACAAACAAGTCAAGCGCCAGAGGCTAGACCGCATTTGTGAGG GCATCCGACCCCCCATCCTGAACGGGCCGATGCACCCGCGGCCGCTCGTCGCCCTGCTGGACGGCCGCGACTGCACGGTCGAAATGCCCATCCTCAAAGATGTCGCGACCGTGGCCTTCTGCGACGCCCAGTCCACGCAAGAAATTCACGAGAAG GTTCTGAACGAGGCCGTGGCCGCCCTGCTTTATCACACCATCACCCTCTCCAGAGACGACTTGGAGAAGTTCAAAGGTCTCCGCGTCATCGTCCGAATCGGCTCCGGCTTTGACAACgtcgacgttaaagcggccgcTGAGCTCG GCATCGCCGTTTGTAACGTCCCCGCGTCCTCGGTGGAGGAGACGGCCGACACCTCGCTATGTTTGATCCTCAACCTGTACCGGCGGGTCACCTGGATGCACCAGGCTCTGCGGGAGGGAACCCGAGCCTCCAGCGTGGAGCAGATCCGAGAGGTGGCCGGCGGGGCCGCTCGAATTCGAGGAGAGACGCTGGGAATCATCGGCCTCG GTCGCGTCGGCCAAGCGGTGGCCCTGCGGGCCAAGGCCTTCGGCTTCGGCGTCATCTTCTACGACCCCTATTTGCCCGACGGCGTGGAGCGCTCTCTGGGCCTTCAGCGCATGGCCACCCTCCAGGATCTGCTCATCCACTCGGACTGCGTATCCCTGCACTGCAGCCTCAACGAGCACAACCACCATCTCATCAACGACTTCACTATCAAACAG ATGCGCCAAGGGGCTTTCCTGGTGAACACGTCAAGAGGCGGTCTCGTGGACGAGAAAGCCCTGGCCCAGGCCCTGAAGGAGGGCCGGATACGAGGGGCCGCTTTGGACGTCCACGAAAGCGAACCCTTCAG TTTTTCAAGCGGCCCCCTAAAAGATGCCCCCAACTTGATCTGTACCCCACACACATCTTGGTACAGCGAGCAGGCCTCGGTGGAGGCGAGGGAAGAGGCGGCGAGGGAAGTGCGCCGTGCCATTACCG GGCGTATACCGGACAGTCTGAAGAATTGTGTCAATAAAGAGTATCTGATGGCGGCGTCTCAGTGGCCCAGCATGGAGGCCGCCACCGTTCACCCCGAACTTAACGGAGCAACCTACAG CGCCCTGCAATAG
- the ctbp1l gene encoding C-terminal-binding protein 1 isoform X1, with protein sequence MALMDKHKQVKRQRLDRICEGIRPPILNGPMHPRPLVALLDGRDCTVEMPILKDVATVAFCDAQSTQEIHEKVLNEAVAALLYHTITLSRDDLEKFKGLRVIVRIGSGFDNVDVKAAAELGIAVCNVPASSVEETADTSLCLILNLYRRVTWMHQALREGTRASSVEQIREVAGGAARIRGETLGIIGLGRVGQAVALRAKAFGFGVIFYDPYLPDGVERSLGLQRMATLQDLLIHSDCVSLHCSLNEHNHHLINDFTIKQMRQGAFLVNTSRGGLVDEKALAQALKEGRIRGAALDVHESEPFSFSSGPLKDAPNLICTPHTSWYSEQASVEAREEAAREVRRAITGRIPDSLKNCVNKEYLMAASQWPSMEAATVHPELNGATYRFPPGLINVATAGGLPGAGAGVESLVSANLAHGIAPVSHPPHAPSPGQPTKAEADRDIPSDQ encoded by the exons ATGGCTCTGATGGATAAACACAAACAAGTCAAGCGCCAGAGGCTAGACCGCATTTGTGAGG GCATCCGACCCCCCATCCTGAACGGGCCGATGCACCCGCGGCCGCTCGTCGCCCTGCTGGACGGCCGCGACTGCACGGTCGAAATGCCCATCCTCAAAGATGTCGCGACCGTGGCCTTCTGCGACGCCCAGTCCACGCAAGAAATTCACGAGAAG GTTCTGAACGAGGCCGTGGCCGCCCTGCTTTATCACACCATCACCCTCTCCAGAGACGACTTGGAGAAGTTCAAAGGTCTCCGCGTCATCGTCCGAATCGGCTCCGGCTTTGACAACgtcgacgttaaagcggccgcTGAGCTCG GCATCGCCGTTTGTAACGTCCCCGCGTCCTCGGTGGAGGAGACGGCCGACACCTCGCTATGTTTGATCCTCAACCTGTACCGGCGGGTCACCTGGATGCACCAGGCTCTGCGGGAGGGAACCCGAGCCTCCAGCGTGGAGCAGATCCGAGAGGTGGCCGGCGGGGCCGCTCGAATTCGAGGAGAGACGCTGGGAATCATCGGCCTCG GTCGCGTCGGCCAAGCGGTGGCCCTGCGGGCCAAGGCCTTCGGCTTCGGCGTCATCTTCTACGACCCCTATTTGCCCGACGGCGTGGAGCGCTCTCTGGGCCTTCAGCGCATGGCCACCCTCCAGGATCTGCTCATCCACTCGGACTGCGTATCCCTGCACTGCAGCCTCAACGAGCACAACCACCATCTCATCAACGACTTCACTATCAAACAG ATGCGCCAAGGGGCTTTCCTGGTGAACACGTCAAGAGGCGGTCTCGTGGACGAGAAAGCCCTGGCCCAGGCCCTGAAGGAGGGCCGGATACGAGGGGCCGCTTTGGACGTCCACGAAAGCGAACCCTTCAG TTTTTCAAGCGGCCCCCTAAAAGATGCCCCCAACTTGATCTGTACCCCACACACATCTTGGTACAGCGAGCAGGCCTCGGTGGAGGCGAGGGAAGAGGCGGCGAGGGAAGTGCGCCGTGCCATTACCG GGCGTATACCGGACAGTCTGAAGAATTGTGTCAATAAAGAGTATCTGATGGCGGCGTCTCAGTGGCCCAGCATGGAGGCCGCCACCGTTCACCCCGAACTTAACGGAGCAACCTACAG ATTTCCTCCGGGTCTGATCAATGTGGCCACGGCGGGCGGTCTCCCGGGAGCCGGCGCCGGGGTGGAAAGCCTGGTCTCGGCCAACCTGGCCCACGGCATAGCGCCCGTGTCGCACCCGCCGCACGCCCCTTCCCCGGGGCAGCCCACCAAGGCCGAAGCGGACAGAGACATCCCCTCCGACCaataa
- the ctbp1l gene encoding C-terminal-binding protein 1 isoform X2, whose translation MQGIRPPILNGPMHPRPLVALLDGRDCTVEMPILKDVATVAFCDAQSTQEIHEKVLNEAVAALLYHTITLSRDDLEKFKGLRVIVRIGSGFDNVDVKAAAELGIAVCNVPASSVEETADTSLCLILNLYRRVTWMHQALREGTRASSVEQIREVAGGAARIRGETLGIIGLGRVGQAVALRAKAFGFGVIFYDPYLPDGVERSLGLQRMATLQDLLIHSDCVSLHCSLNEHNHHLINDFTIKQMRQGAFLVNTSRGGLVDEKALAQALKEGRIRGAALDVHESEPFSFSSGPLKDAPNLICTPHTSWYSEQASVEAREEAAREVRRAITGRIPDSLKNCVNKEYLMAASQWPSMEAATVHPELNGATYRFPPGLINVATAGGLPGAGAGVESLVSANLAHGIAPVSHPPHAPSPGQPTKAEADRDIPSDQ comes from the exons ATGCAAG GCATCCGACCCCCCATCCTGAACGGGCCGATGCACCCGCGGCCGCTCGTCGCCCTGCTGGACGGCCGCGACTGCACGGTCGAAATGCCCATCCTCAAAGATGTCGCGACCGTGGCCTTCTGCGACGCCCAGTCCACGCAAGAAATTCACGAGAAG GTTCTGAACGAGGCCGTGGCCGCCCTGCTTTATCACACCATCACCCTCTCCAGAGACGACTTGGAGAAGTTCAAAGGTCTCCGCGTCATCGTCCGAATCGGCTCCGGCTTTGACAACgtcgacgttaaagcggccgcTGAGCTCG GCATCGCCGTTTGTAACGTCCCCGCGTCCTCGGTGGAGGAGACGGCCGACACCTCGCTATGTTTGATCCTCAACCTGTACCGGCGGGTCACCTGGATGCACCAGGCTCTGCGGGAGGGAACCCGAGCCTCCAGCGTGGAGCAGATCCGAGAGGTGGCCGGCGGGGCCGCTCGAATTCGAGGAGAGACGCTGGGAATCATCGGCCTCG GTCGCGTCGGCCAAGCGGTGGCCCTGCGGGCCAAGGCCTTCGGCTTCGGCGTCATCTTCTACGACCCCTATTTGCCCGACGGCGTGGAGCGCTCTCTGGGCCTTCAGCGCATGGCCACCCTCCAGGATCTGCTCATCCACTCGGACTGCGTATCCCTGCACTGCAGCCTCAACGAGCACAACCACCATCTCATCAACGACTTCACTATCAAACAG ATGCGCCAAGGGGCTTTCCTGGTGAACACGTCAAGAGGCGGTCTCGTGGACGAGAAAGCCCTGGCCCAGGCCCTGAAGGAGGGCCGGATACGAGGGGCCGCTTTGGACGTCCACGAAAGCGAACCCTTCAG TTTTTCAAGCGGCCCCCTAAAAGATGCCCCCAACTTGATCTGTACCCCACACACATCTTGGTACAGCGAGCAGGCCTCGGTGGAGGCGAGGGAAGAGGCGGCGAGGGAAGTGCGCCGTGCCATTACCG GGCGTATACCGGACAGTCTGAAGAATTGTGTCAATAAAGAGTATCTGATGGCGGCGTCTCAGTGGCCCAGCATGGAGGCCGCCACCGTTCACCCCGAACTTAACGGAGCAACCTACAG ATTTCCTCCGGGTCTGATCAATGTGGCCACGGCGGGCGGTCTCCCGGGAGCCGGCGCCGGGGTGGAAAGCCTGGTCTCGGCCAACCTGGCCCACGGCATAGCGCCCGTGTCGCACCCGCCGCACGCCCCTTCCCCGGGGCAGCCCACCAAGGCCGAAGCGGACAGAGACATCCCCTCCGACCaataa
- the LOC144082829 gene encoding protein FAM53C-like: MVTLITEQLRKQSLEEPYSKAFNGKVTLPALGSSPTISWSACKSTQESGVVRRPLLQGKSPPSPSPYLLAKAPRGTDASIPSRGSPPTKRHCPSPSVPEDLSRCRSTWHPTASKVWTPVKRDNHSAGRSPSGAPRIFYKASSSPTFVSLALSANLPPGDSPKTARSSSPTALVGQAALRRRYYSLSPFQVVTTSALSQHPRPLTRGRRGTECPASSLSPTLARRASSSLRRDRRGAAPRCRSQPCDTRRPRLKRRLVPDVLPGPRPRLNFSKMTQIGNGDGLFLGGCGTTARSQKEQKVWPSPVEFLGRVGVRPLGESEEEEEDDDEEEDDKMKRTVIPEAHLLFERDCTELDLNLIEEN, translated from the exons ATGGTGACACTTATCACGGAGCAGCTTCGAAAGCAAAGTTTGGAAGAACCTTATAGCAAGGCTTTCAATGGGAAGGTG ACGCTACCCGCTTTAGGCTCCAGCCCCACCATCTCCTGGAGCGCGTGTAAATCGACACAAG AAAGTGGCGTTGTTCGGCGGCCCTTACTCCAAGGCAAATCCCCGCCTTCCCCGTCGCCATACCTGCTGGCGAAAGCCCCGCGCGGAACCGACGCTTCCATTCCGTCGCGGGGCTCCCCTCCGACCAAACGCCACTGTCCCTCCCCATCCGTTCCGGAGGACCTGTCTCGCTGCCGCTCCACCTGGCACCCCACCGCCTCCAAAGTTTGGACCCCGGTAAAGCGTGACAACCACAGTGCGGGAAGATCCCCGTCGGGCGCCCCCAGGATCTTCTACAAGGCGTCCTCCAGTCCTACTTTCGTTAGCTTGGCGCTATCTGCTAACCTGCCGCCGGGCGACTCGCCGAAAACGGCCCGCTCTTCGTCGCCGACCGCCCTCGTCGGTCAGGCGGCGCTACGCCGACGCTACTACTCGCTGTCGCCTTTCCAAGTGGTGACCACGTCGGCGCTTTCCCAGCATCCTCGGCCTCTGACGCGCGGCCGTCGTGGAACGGAGTGCCCGGCGTCGTCTCTCTCGCCCACTTTGGCCCGCAGGGCGTCGTCGTCATTGCGGCGCGACCGACGTGGAGCGGCGCCGCGGTGCCGCTCGCAGCCCTGCGACACGAGGAGACCTCGTTTGAAAAGGCGCCTGGTCCCAGATGTGCTTCCTGGTCCGAGGCCGCGCCTCAACTTCAGCAAGATGACTCAA ATTGGCAACGGCGATGGCCTTTTTTTGGGTGGCTGCGGGACTACGGCGCGGTCCCAAAAAGAGCAGAAGGTCTGGCCGTCTCCCGTGGAGTTCCTGGGCCGAGTCGGCGTCCGGCCGCTGGGCGAAagtgaagaagaggaggaggatgatgatgaggaggaggacgatAAAATGAAAAGAACGGTCATCCCCGAGGCCCATTTGCTTTTTGAAAGGGACTGCACAGAACTGGACTTGAATCTCATTGAAGAAAACTGA
- the phykpl gene encoding 5-phosphohydroxy-L-lysine phospho-lyase isoform X1, with protein MASEPLRKEETFTMRRRLIGHSCRLFYSDDPVKIVRARGQYLYDENGQRYLDCISNVHHVGHCHPSVTKAAADQMDLLNTNTRFLHDNIVLYADRLAATLPERLSVFYFVNSGSEANDLALRLAHQYTQHEDVIVLDHAYHGHLMSLIDISPYKFRKLTGQKEWVHVAPLPDTYRGEYKEDDAYADAVKDLIEEAHAKGRKISAFFAESMPSVGGQIILPRGYSAKVAEYVRAAGGVFVADEVQTGFGRVGSHYWAFQMQEDFCPDIVTMGKPMGNGHPVACVATTAEIARAFTANGVEYFNTFGGNPVSCAIGLAVLDVIEKEDLRENAKIVGKRLKDLFSELKSRHELIGDVRGAGLFVGIELVEDRELKTPATKAAAHIVKRYDEIAKNKAPAAADFLLELLDQAQSGRPNLRQYGRTLGKRLKVQTAHVLHHGRRRAGGQVHRPHPHRNGG; from the exons ATGGCTTCAGAACCACTGAGAAAAGAGGAAACATTTACCATGAGGAGGCGATTAATTGG GCACTCGTGCAGACTTTTTTATTCAGACGATCCCGTCAAAATCGTAAGGGCAAGAGGACAATATCTTTATGATGAGAACGGGCAGCGCTACCTGGACTGCATTAGTAATGTTCATCACG tGGGCCACTGCCATCCCAGTGTTACAAAAGCGGCAGCAGACCAAATGGACCTTCTGAACACCAACACCAGATTCCTGCACGACAATATAGTGTTATACGCCGATCGCTTGGCTGCCACCTTGCCCGAAAGACTGTCTGTCTTCTATTTTGTCAACTCCGG ATCCGAGGCCAACGATCTCGCCCTACGTTTGGCTCATCAGTACACTCAACATGAAGACGTCATCGTGCTCGACCA CGCGTACCACGGTCACCTGATGTCCCTCATCGACATCAGCCCTTACAAGTTCCGGAAATTGACAGGACAAAAAGAATGGGTTCACGTG GCGCCTTTACCGGACACCTACCGGGGCGAGTACAAAGAGGACGACGCGTACGCAGACGCGGTCAAGGACTTGATCGAGGAGGCGCACGCCAAAGGTCGCAAG ATTTCGGCCTTTTTTGCCGAATCAATGCCGAGCGTGGGAGGACAAATTATCCTGCCGCGGGGATACTCGGCCAAAGTCGCCGA GTACGTGCGCGCCGCCGGTGGGGTCTTCGTGGCGGACGAAGTGCAGACGGGCTTCGGACGCGTGGGAAGCCATTACTGGGCTTTTCAGATGCAAGAGGATTTTTGCCCTGATATTGTGACCATGGGAAAGCCAATGGGGAACGGGCACCCCGTGGCGTGCGTGGCGACCACGGCGGAGATTGCTCGGGCTTTCACCGCCAACGGAGTGGAGTACTTTAATACG TTTGGGGGGAACCCCGTTTCGTGCGCAATTGGACTGGCCGTCTTGGATGTGATAGAGAAAGAAGACCTgagagaaaatgcaaaaatagtgGGCAAACGTCTCAAAGATTTGTTCTCAGAGCTGAAGAGTCGGCATGAACTTATCGGAGACGTTAG AGGCGCTGGACTTTTTGTGGGAATTGAGCTGGTGGAAGACAGAGAACTGAAGACACCCGCcactaaagcagcagcgcataTCGTGAAAAGGTACGACGAGATAGCAAAAAACAAAGCACCTGCCGCTGCCGATTTCCTTCTCGAGCTTCTCGATCAGGCTCAAAGTGGAAGACCGAATCTGCGTCAGTACGGACGGACCCTGGGAAAGCGTCTTAAAGTTCAAACCGCCCATGTGCTTCACCACGGAAGACGCCGAGCTGGTGGCCAAGTGCATCGACCGCATCCTCACAG AAATGGAGGCTGA
- the phykpl gene encoding 5-phosphohydroxy-L-lysine phospho-lyase isoform X2 — MASEPLRKEETFTMRRRLIGHSCRLFYSDDPVKIVRARGQYLYDENGQRYLDCISNVHHVGHCHPSVTKAAADQMDLLNTNTRFLHDNIVLYADRLAATLPERLSVFYFVNSGSEANDLALRLAHQYTQHEDVIVLDHAYHGHLMSLIDISPYKFRKLTGQKEWVHVAPLPDTYRGEYKEDDAYADAVKDLIEEAHAKGRKISAFFAESMPSVGGQIILPRGYSAKVAEYVRAAGGVFVADEVQTGFGRVGSHYWAFQMQEDFCPDIVTMGKPMGNGHPVACVATTAEIARAFTANGVEYFNTFGGNPVSCAIGLAVLDVIEKEDLRENAKIVGKRLKDLFSELKSRHELIGDVRGAGLFVGIELVEDRELKTPATKAAAHIVKRLKVEDRICVSTDGPWESVLKFKPPMCFTTEDAELVAKCIDRILTEMEADGRLGKEDI; from the exons ATGGCTTCAGAACCACTGAGAAAAGAGGAAACATTTACCATGAGGAGGCGATTAATTGG GCACTCGTGCAGACTTTTTTATTCAGACGATCCCGTCAAAATCGTAAGGGCAAGAGGACAATATCTTTATGATGAGAACGGGCAGCGCTACCTGGACTGCATTAGTAATGTTCATCACG tGGGCCACTGCCATCCCAGTGTTACAAAAGCGGCAGCAGACCAAATGGACCTTCTGAACACCAACACCAGATTCCTGCACGACAATATAGTGTTATACGCCGATCGCTTGGCTGCCACCTTGCCCGAAAGACTGTCTGTCTTCTATTTTGTCAACTCCGG ATCCGAGGCCAACGATCTCGCCCTACGTTTGGCTCATCAGTACACTCAACATGAAGACGTCATCGTGCTCGACCA CGCGTACCACGGTCACCTGATGTCCCTCATCGACATCAGCCCTTACAAGTTCCGGAAATTGACAGGACAAAAAGAATGGGTTCACGTG GCGCCTTTACCGGACACCTACCGGGGCGAGTACAAAGAGGACGACGCGTACGCAGACGCGGTCAAGGACTTGATCGAGGAGGCGCACGCCAAAGGTCGCAAG ATTTCGGCCTTTTTTGCCGAATCAATGCCGAGCGTGGGAGGACAAATTATCCTGCCGCGGGGATACTCGGCCAAAGTCGCCGA GTACGTGCGCGCCGCCGGTGGGGTCTTCGTGGCGGACGAAGTGCAGACGGGCTTCGGACGCGTGGGAAGCCATTACTGGGCTTTTCAGATGCAAGAGGATTTTTGCCCTGATATTGTGACCATGGGAAAGCCAATGGGGAACGGGCACCCCGTGGCGTGCGTGGCGACCACGGCGGAGATTGCTCGGGCTTTCACCGCCAACGGAGTGGAGTACTTTAATACG TTTGGGGGGAACCCCGTTTCGTGCGCAATTGGACTGGCCGTCTTGGATGTGATAGAGAAAGAAGACCTgagagaaaatgcaaaaatagtgGGCAAACGTCTCAAAGATTTGTTCTCAGAGCTGAAGAGTCGGCATGAACTTATCGGAGACGTTAG AGGCGCTGGACTTTTTGTGGGAATTGAGCTGGTGGAAGACAGAGAACTGAAGACACCCGCcactaaagcagcagcgcataTCGTGAAAAG GCTCAAAGTGGAAGACCGAATCTGCGTCAGTACGGACGGACCCTGGGAAAGCGTCTTAAAGTTCAAACCGCCCATGTGCTTCACCACGGAAGACGCCGAGCTGGTGGCCAAGTGCATCGACCGCATCCTCACAG AAATGGAGGCTGACGGGAGGCTCGGAAAGGAAGACATCTAG
- the phykpl gene encoding 5-phosphohydroxy-L-lysine phospho-lyase isoform X3, whose product MASEPLRKEETFTMRRRLIGHSCRLFYSDDPVKIVRARGQYLYDENGQRYLDCISNVHHVGHCHPSVTKAAADQMDLLNTNTRFLHDNIVLYADRLAATLPERLSVFYFVNSGSEANDLALRLAHQYTQHEDVIVLDHAYHGHLMSLIDISPYKFRKLTGQKEWVHVAPLPDTYRGEYKEDDAYADAVKDLIEEAHAKGRKISAFFAESMPSVGGQIILPRGYSAKVAEYVRAAGGVFVADEVQTGFGRVGSHYWAFQMQEDFCPDIVTMGKPMGNGHPVACVATTAEIARAFTANGVEYFNTFGGNPVSCAIGLAVLDVIEKEDLRENAKIVGKRLKDLFSELKSRHELIGDVRGAGLFVGIELVEDRELKTPATKAAAHIVKRRTLGKRLKVQTAHVLHHGRRRAGGQVHRPHPHRNGG is encoded by the exons ATGGCTTCAGAACCACTGAGAAAAGAGGAAACATTTACCATGAGGAGGCGATTAATTGG GCACTCGTGCAGACTTTTTTATTCAGACGATCCCGTCAAAATCGTAAGGGCAAGAGGACAATATCTTTATGATGAGAACGGGCAGCGCTACCTGGACTGCATTAGTAATGTTCATCACG tGGGCCACTGCCATCCCAGTGTTACAAAAGCGGCAGCAGACCAAATGGACCTTCTGAACACCAACACCAGATTCCTGCACGACAATATAGTGTTATACGCCGATCGCTTGGCTGCCACCTTGCCCGAAAGACTGTCTGTCTTCTATTTTGTCAACTCCGG ATCCGAGGCCAACGATCTCGCCCTACGTTTGGCTCATCAGTACACTCAACATGAAGACGTCATCGTGCTCGACCA CGCGTACCACGGTCACCTGATGTCCCTCATCGACATCAGCCCTTACAAGTTCCGGAAATTGACAGGACAAAAAGAATGGGTTCACGTG GCGCCTTTACCGGACACCTACCGGGGCGAGTACAAAGAGGACGACGCGTACGCAGACGCGGTCAAGGACTTGATCGAGGAGGCGCACGCCAAAGGTCGCAAG ATTTCGGCCTTTTTTGCCGAATCAATGCCGAGCGTGGGAGGACAAATTATCCTGCCGCGGGGATACTCGGCCAAAGTCGCCGA GTACGTGCGCGCCGCCGGTGGGGTCTTCGTGGCGGACGAAGTGCAGACGGGCTTCGGACGCGTGGGAAGCCATTACTGGGCTTTTCAGATGCAAGAGGATTTTTGCCCTGATATTGTGACCATGGGAAAGCCAATGGGGAACGGGCACCCCGTGGCGTGCGTGGCGACCACGGCGGAGATTGCTCGGGCTTTCACCGCCAACGGAGTGGAGTACTTTAATACG TTTGGGGGGAACCCCGTTTCGTGCGCAATTGGACTGGCCGTCTTGGATGTGATAGAGAAAGAAGACCTgagagaaaatgcaaaaatagtgGGCAAACGTCTCAAAGATTTGTTCTCAGAGCTGAAGAGTCGGCATGAACTTATCGGAGACGTTAG AGGCGCTGGACTTTTTGTGGGAATTGAGCTGGTGGAAGACAGAGAACTGAAGACACCCGCcactaaagcagcagcgcataTCGTGAAAA GACGGACCCTGGGAAAGCGTCTTAAAGTTCAAACCGCCCATGTGCTTCACCACGGAAGACGCCGAGCTGGTGGCCAAGTGCATCGACCGCATCCTCACAG AAATGGAGGCTGA